The Methanobacterium lacus genome includes a region encoding these proteins:
- a CDS encoding flavodoxin family protein produces the protein MVKIIGIVGSPRTDGNTAFLVETALKSAEEVGAETEIINLGSASLEPCVACDICKATGECAIYDDMGEIMEKIMEADGMIIGSPVYFGSVTSQLKMFIDRSRPLRGSFRLRNKVGGALAVGASRNGGQESTIATIHDFLLIHDAIIVGDGAPMAHYGGTGVGGPKGSTEQDDVGIATSQNLGKRVAELAALIN, from the coding sequence TAATAGGAATAGTAGGCAGCCCCAGAACAGATGGAAACACAGCATTTCTAGTAGAAACAGCATTAAAATCAGCTGAAGAAGTTGGTGCAGAAACTGAAATAATAAATTTAGGATCTGCAAGCTTAGAACCATGTGTAGCATGTGATATATGCAAAGCCACGGGTGAGTGTGCTATCTACGATGATATGGGAGAAATTATGGAAAAAATAATGGAAGCAGATGGGATGATAATTGGCAGTCCTGTTTACTTTGGAAGTGTCACATCCCAGCTAAAAATGTTCATAGACAGATCAAGACCTTTAAGAGGATCTTTCAGACTTAGAAACAAAGTAGGGGGAGCTTTAGCAGTTGGAGCTTCAAGAAATGGCGGTCAAGAAAGCACAATCGCAACAATACATGATTTTCTGTTAATACATGACGCAATAATAGTGGGGGATGGTGCACCCATGGCTCATTATGGTGGAACTGGAGTTGGTGGACCTAAAGGCAGTACAGAGCAGGATGATGTTGGCATAGCAACATCACAAAATCTTGGTAAAAGGGTTGCTGAACTCGCAGCATTGATAAATTAA